In Chryseobacterium gleum, a single genomic region encodes these proteins:
- a CDS encoding efflux RND transporter permease subunit has translation MKIKWFKKKANKNVGYEKIPEEVRLSIIEKSCKQVSRGVFFSTIIIVTSFLPVFLLTGQEGKLFHPLAYTKTFILVVDALLVLTLAPVLISFFMKGKFKSEHSNPINRGLEKLYEPVIKWCVKWRKTVLGINIAALIISIPMILNLGREFMPPLDEGSLLFMPVTLPDVSNSEAKRILQVQDKIIKSVPEVAHVLGKAGRANTATDNSPISMIETIILLKPQNEWRDGIKKNDIINELNAKLQMPGVTNGWTMPIINRINMLSTGIRTDVGIKVYGQNLDSIYSLSQKIKTELDGVAGIKDMYVEPITGGKYVDIVINRDEIARYNISIDDVNNLVESALGGMKLTTTIEGRQRFSVNARYGQDFRNNIEALKRLPVQTMDFGSIPLGSVAEVKLSEGAPMINSENAMLRGTVLFNVRERDLGSTVEEAKAKLNNMMLKMPQGYFLEWSGQYENLIRGEQTLKWIMPIVLVIIFLSMYFAFHSMREAFFNLISIPFALIGGVFMISLWGVNLSVAVAVGFIALFGLAVETGIVMVIYLNDAMQQLVLLKGNSRETITNEDLREYVIHGAAKRLRPKIMTVCVTLFGLVPILWSTGVGSDMMKPIVLPMVGGVFTSAIHILLVTPIIFLMQKEYELKKFGKIDVLDAAH, from the coding sequence ATGAAAATAAAATGGTTTAAAAAGAAAGCCAATAAAAATGTTGGCTACGAAAAAATTCCAGAGGAAGTACGACTTAGTATCATTGAGAAATCATGCAAGCAGGTTTCAAGAGGCGTATTTTTTTCAACGATTATCATTGTAACTTCATTTTTACCTGTATTCCTACTCACAGGGCAGGAAGGCAAACTTTTCCATCCGCTTGCTTATACCAAAACGTTTATATTGGTCGTGGATGCTTTATTGGTACTTACGCTTGCGCCGGTGCTGATTTCTTTCTTTATGAAAGGCAAGTTTAAAAGTGAGCATTCAAACCCAATAAACCGGGGCTTGGAAAAGCTGTATGAGCCTGTTATAAAATGGTGTGTAAAATGGCGAAAAACCGTATTGGGTATCAACATCGCTGCACTTATTATAAGTATTCCAATGATATTAAATCTTGGGAGGGAATTTATGCCACCACTCGATGAGGGTTCATTGTTATTTATGCCCGTTACATTACCCGATGTTTCTAATTCAGAAGCCAAACGAATATTGCAGGTTCAGGATAAGATTATTAAATCTGTACCGGAAGTAGCGCACGTTTTAGGTAAAGCTGGCAGGGCGAATACTGCTACAGATAATTCTCCAATCAGTATGATTGAAACTATCATTTTGTTAAAACCACAAAATGAATGGCGGGACGGAATAAAAAAGAATGACATCATTAATGAACTAAATGCGAAACTTCAAATGCCCGGAGTAACAAATGGTTGGACAATGCCCATTATAAACCGCATCAATATGTTATCAACCGGCATCCGTACCGATGTCGGCATAAAAGTTTATGGTCAAAATCTCGATAGCATCTATTCATTATCGCAAAAAATTAAAACGGAGCTTGATGGCGTGGCAGGTATTAAAGATATGTATGTAGAACCAATAACGGGAGGTAAATATGTTGATATTGTTATAAACCGAGATGAAATTGCCCGATACAATATAAGCATAGACGATGTAAACAATTTGGTTGAAAGCGCGTTGGGCGGTATGAAATTGACCACTACCATTGAGGGAAGGCAGCGCTTCTCTGTAAATGCCCGTTACGGACAGGATTTCAGAAATAATATTGAAGCACTTAAACGCCTGCCCGTTCAAACAATGGATTTTGGCTCTATTCCATTAGGAAGTGTTGCAGAAGTTAAGCTATCAGAGGGGGCTCCAATGATTAACTCTGAAAATGCAATGTTAAGAGGTACAGTTCTGTTCAACGTTAGGGAAAGAGACCTTGGCAGCACAGTAGAAGAAGCTAAAGCCAAGCTGAATAATATGATGCTTAAAATGCCTCAGGGATATTTTTTAGAGTGGAGTGGACAATATGAAAACCTTATAAGGGGCGAACAAACACTGAAATGGATTATGCCCATTGTATTAGTTATCATATTTCTGTCTATGTATTTTGCTTTTCATTCTATGAGAGAGGCTTTCTTCAATCTCATCAGTATTCCATTCGCTCTGATTGGAGGAGTATTTATGATTAGTCTATGGGGTGTAAACCTTTCTGTAGCTGTAGCTGTTGGATTTATTGCCCTGTTTGGCCTTGCTGTCGAAACAGGAATTGTTATGGTCATCTACCTCAATGATGCCATGCAACAATTGGTGCTATTAAAAGGAAATAGTCGTGAAACCATTACAAACGAAGACCTTAGAGAATACGTAATACACGGTGCGGCAAAACGCTTACGTCCAAAAATAATGACCGTGTGTGTAACCCTGTTCGGGCTGGTTCCCATATTATGGAGTACCGGCGTAGGCAGTGATATGATGAAACCAATCGTATTGCCGATGGTTGGAGGCGTATTTACTTCAGCAATCCATATTCTGCTGGTTACACCAATTATCTTCCTGATGCAAAAAGAATATGAGCTGAAAAAATTCGGAAAGATTGACGTATTAGATGCAGCACATTAA
- a CDS encoding TolC family protein, producing the protein MKKIIFTAFIVCLFTNINAQVISLQNVIDSIQTNHPIVKMYDNEIRSMDEAAKGARSWMPPTIGVGQFMTPYNVNLWKRDGEMKGMGSAMLSIEQMIPNKKKLDAEEAYMNAMSSVEKENKGAGINEIIQDAKLLYSEWIVLLKRLDVVAENEKMLNFMIKNAEIRYKNGVGKIGAYYKAKAALGSTHNMQIMYENDIKEKRIRLNTLMGRNPMAPFEIDTIFSFNDYSDMVFDTALFNKNRSDLKSLDQQIRLTTLKQETERQSLKPEFGVRFENMYGFGGQPMQYTAMAMVKLPFVNWASKMSKANIASLKWKADALSSQKNMMINEYSGMAYGMRNEFDLKKNQLSLYRDDIIPALKNNFKTMQLGYEQNTEELFMLYDAWEKLNMTQLEYLDILSKAFEMQITIDRLIERK; encoded by the coding sequence ATGAAAAAGATAATTTTTACAGCATTTATAGTATGTCTTTTTACCAATATAAATGCACAGGTTATAAGCCTCCAAAATGTTATAGACAGCATACAAACCAATCATCCCATTGTGAAGATGTACGACAATGAAATTCGTTCTATGGATGAAGCAGCAAAAGGCGCACGAAGCTGGATGCCGCCAACAATTGGTGTTGGACAGTTTATGACACCTTACAACGTGAACCTTTGGAAAAGAGATGGTGAGATGAAAGGAATGGGTTCGGCTATGCTGTCGATAGAACAGATGATACCCAATAAGAAAAAGTTGGATGCTGAAGAAGCATATATGAACGCAATGTCATCCGTAGAAAAAGAAAATAAAGGAGCGGGCATAAATGAAATTATACAGGATGCCAAACTCTTATACTCCGAATGGATTGTGTTACTGAAACGACTGGATGTAGTTGCCGAAAACGAAAAGATGCTCAACTTCATGATTAAGAATGCAGAAATACGGTATAAGAACGGAGTAGGTAAAATAGGTGCATATTATAAAGCTAAAGCAGCGCTCGGAAGCACCCATAATATGCAGATTATGTATGAAAATGATATCAAGGAAAAACGCATCAGATTAAATACCCTTATGGGGCGAAACCCTATGGCTCCTTTTGAAATTGATACAATATTTTCATTCAACGATTATTCGGATATGGTATTTGATACTGCACTGTTCAACAAAAACCGGAGTGACCTGAAATCATTAGACCAGCAGATACGGTTAACAACTCTGAAACAGGAAACAGAGCGACAAAGCCTGAAACCTGAATTTGGTGTTCGATTTGAAAATATGTATGGCTTTGGAGGACAGCCCATGCAATACACAGCAATGGCAATGGTAAAACTGCCTTTTGTCAATTGGGCTTCAAAGATGAGCAAAGCTAATATTGCAAGTTTGAAGTGGAAAGCAGATGCCCTTAGTTCTCAAAAAAACATGATGATAAATGAATACAGTGGTATGGCATATGGCATGAGAAATGAGTTCGACCTCAAAAAAAATCAGCTTAGTCTTTATAGGGATGACATCATTCCGGCTTTGAAAAATAATTTCAAAACAATGCAGCTCGGTTACGAGCAAAATACCGAGGAATTATTTATGCTGTATGATGCATGGGAAAAACTGAACATGACACAACTGGAATACCTCGATATTTTATCAAAAGCATTTGAGATGCAAATAACAATAGACCGTTTAATTGAAAGAAAATGA
- a CDS encoding efflux RND transporter periplasmic adaptor subunit — protein MKYIICFLMIILVLYSCNNNTDKTSHPDNSHTAKNSPTYTCPMHPEVTSNKPGKCPKCGMELVQKTVNTNETESIELNTLLKPTNEFVISDIPTIRMQSEHKDITVQALGNIAYDTRQTGNISARISGRIEKLYIRYKFQKIAKGQKVMDIYSPELMEAQVNLLFLLKNDATNNMMINAAKQKLLLLGMSENQLQSIIQKGKPDLSVSVYSNYAGHIHETGTAGSMGSSTSPSNSMGEISETSSELSLKEGMYVQKGQTIFNVFNPGKSWVLLNIFPEDVPLVKTGQTVSIIPEVAPEKKFIGTIGFIEPFFRPGSKTLSVRVYFDNNRMQLPIGSQVKSEISTAGISGNWIPKEAVISLGLTKVILKKVDRGFIVNKIETGNEANGYIEVLQGLLPVEEIAGNAQYLMDSESFVRTKNN, from the coding sequence ATGAAATATATAATTTGTTTTTTGATGATTATTCTTGTACTGTATAGTTGTAACAACAATACAGACAAGACCAGTCATCCCGACAACAGTCACACTGCTAAAAATAGCCCGACATATACCTGCCCCATGCACCCCGAAGTTACCAGCAACAAGCCCGGTAAATGCCCCAAGTGCGGAATGGAATTGGTGCAAAAAACAGTAAATACAAATGAAACGGAAAGTATTGAGTTGAATACACTGCTTAAGCCGACTAATGAATTTGTTATATCAGACATTCCTACTATTAGGATGCAGTCAGAGCATAAAGACATAACCGTACAGGCTCTTGGAAATATTGCTTATGATACCCGACAAACGGGAAATATATCCGCCAGAATATCCGGCAGGATTGAAAAGCTTTATATACGTTATAAATTCCAAAAAATAGCAAAGGGGCAGAAAGTGATGGATATTTATAGCCCCGAACTGATGGAAGCGCAAGTGAATTTATTGTTTCTATTAAAAAATGATGCTACGAACAATATGATGATAAATGCGGCTAAGCAAAAATTGCTATTACTTGGAATGAGCGAAAACCAATTGCAGAGTATCATCCAAAAAGGAAAGCCTGATTTATCCGTATCTGTTTACAGTAACTATGCCGGACATATTCACGAAACCGGCACAGCCGGGTCAATGGGCAGTAGTACATCACCCTCAAATTCGATGGGAGAAATATCTGAAACATCTTCTGAACTTAGCCTGAAAGAAGGTATGTATGTTCAAAAAGGACAAACTATTTTTAATGTATTTAACCCGGGAAAATCGTGGGTGTTGTTAAATATTTTCCCCGAGGATGTACCGCTTGTAAAGACAGGTCAAACAGTAAGTATTATACCGGAAGTAGCTCCGGAGAAGAAATTTATAGGAACTATTGGGTTTATAGAACCATTTTTCAGACCCGGAAGTAAAACGTTATCCGTGCGTGTCTATTTTGATAATAACCGTATGCAGTTACCAATCGGAAGTCAGGTTAAATCTGAAATATCAACGGCTGGAATTTCCGGCAATTGGATACCTAAAGAAGCTGTCATTTCCCTTGGATTAACCAAAGTCATTTTGAAAAAAGTAGATAGAGGGTTTATCGTGAATAAAATTGAAACAGGTAATGAAGCGAACGGATATATAGAAGTATTGCAGGGGCTGTTACCCGTGGAAGAGATTGCAGGAAACGCACAGTACCTTATGGATAGTGAAAGTTTTGTAAGAACAAAAAATAATTAG